In Desulfuromonas acetexigens, the following proteins share a genomic window:
- a CDS encoding CCA tRNA nucleotidyltransferase has protein sequence MDNLHTQLVAARILPDLLDVLSGRPCWLVGGALRDALRGEASKDFDLATPGDPTPIAKAFAARIRGHWFLMDSLRHQSRVVVPAQAGGWAFDFAPLRAATLNEDLRLRDFTVNAVAWPVASSVTSAEFIDPLGGRGDIDSCLLRACSVGVFHDDPLRVLRGVRLAATLGMEIESETFALMGETAPELAQVAGERIQGELALIFGVKKAGKSLARLRDLGLPPLLFGPPEVQGSWEEGVRLTARIVAGLAQGAGELLAEFPEEEGEGGWSAAALLKLAALLAGYRPSSDVGMHLRLSRRAGNLLRRLRELPPETLDELRLLRDAAPRRRALWVEQLGAEPVLGLTWLLSQADDPRPWLPEARRALNDYHDHLRHGRIPDLVDGAWLRQKLGLSDGRRIGETLRKLRAAELSGQVKTPDEACKLLESLAEKNIDKEIDPP, from the coding sequence ATGGATAACCTTCACACCCAACTTGTCGCCGCCCGTATCCTGCCGGACCTGCTCGACGTCCTTTCCGGCCGTCCCTGTTGGCTGGTCGGCGGCGCCCTCCGTGATGCCTTGCGCGGCGAAGCCTCCAAGGATTTCGATCTGGCGACGCCGGGCGACCCCACCCCGATAGCTAAGGCCTTTGCCGCGCGCATCCGTGGCCACTGGTTTCTCATGGATTCACTCCGTCACCAGAGCCGGGTGGTCGTTCCCGCGCAAGCGGGGGGCTGGGCCTTCGATTTCGCCCCCCTGCGCGCTGCGACTCTGAACGAGGATCTGCGCCTGCGGGATTTTACCGTCAACGCCGTCGCCTGGCCGGTTGCCTCTTCCGTGACCAGCGCGGAGTTTATCGATCCCCTCGGCGGCCGGGGCGACATCGACAGTTGCCTGCTGCGCGCCTGTTCCGTCGGCGTCTTCCACGACGACCCCTTGCGGGTGCTGCGCGGGGTTCGTCTTGCCGCCACCCTGGGGATGGAGATTGAAAGCGAAACCTTCGCGCTCATGGGCGAAACCGCACCGGAATTGGCCCAGGTCGCCGGCGAACGCATCCAGGGGGAACTGGCGCTGATTTTTGGCGTCAAGAAGGCAGGGAAGAGCCTCGCCCGGTTGCGCGACCTCGGCCTGCCGCCGCTCCTTTTCGGCCCACCCGAGGTCCAGGGCTCCTGGGAAGAGGGCGTGCGCCTGACGGCGCGGATCGTTGCCGGGCTTGCGCAGGGGGCAGGAGAACTGCTCGCGGAATTCCCTGAAGAAGAGGGGGAGGGGGGCTGGAGTGCCGCGGCCCTGCTCAAGTTGGCGGCGCTCCTCGCCGGTTATCGGCCGTCCAGCGACGTCGGGATGCATCTGCGCCTGAGTCGGCGCGCGGGCAACCTTCTTCGCCGGTTGCGAGAATTGCCGCCTGAAACCCTGGACGAACTGCGGCTTTTGCGTGACGCCGCCCCGCGCCGGCGCGCCCTCTGGGTCGAACAGTTGGGCGCCGAGCCGGTGCTGGGGCTGACCTGGCTCCTCTCTCAGGCCGATGACCCGCGCCCCTGGCTACCCGAGGCGCGGCGAGCACTGAACGACTATCACGATCATCTTCGTCACGGCCGTATTCCCGACCTGGTCGACGGTGCCTGGCTGCGGCAAAAGCTCGGGCTGAGCGACGGCCGGAGGATCGGCGAGACCCTCCGAAAGCTGCGCGCGGCGGAGCTTTCCGGCCAGGTCAAAACCCCGGATGAAGCCTGTAAGCTTCTTGAATCATTGGCCGAAAAAAACATTGACAAAGAAATAGATCCCCCCTAG
- a CDS encoding aminotransferase class I/II-fold pyridoxal phosphate-dependent enzyme, whose protein sequence is MNPLAVELNEQLSQHNPYVLEMLSDLGKNLFFPKGILTQSAEAKDKAHKYNATIGIATEKGGPMFLQCIQDKLSAFDPKDIYPYAPPAGKPELRSLWREKMLRENPSMQGKHFSNPIVTNALTHGLSIVGDMFLGVGDHLVLPDMLWGNYNLTFGTCNGAIVKKFPTFTATGGYDVAAFKAVLTNTAAEKGKAVVLLNFPNNPSGYTPTIAEGDAIVAAIKEVAESGCNIVAITDDAYFGLFYEDCMKESLFGKLANLHPRILAIKLDGATKEEFVWGFRTGFITFADGKSGENAPVLTALEKKTMGIIRAKISNCPHPSQTFVIEALRSPKFLEQKEEKFQVMKGRALKTKAVLNSGKYDKAWDYYPFNSGYFMCLKLKTVDAEKLRVHLLDKYGVGAISINKTDLRIAFSCIAEENIQELFDIIHQGVLDLA, encoded by the coding sequence ATGAATCCATTGGCAGTCGAACTCAACGAACAGCTTTCCCAACACAATCCCTATGTTCTTGAGATGCTCTCGGACCTCGGCAAGAACCTCTTTTTTCCCAAAGGGATTCTTACCCAGTCGGCCGAAGCCAAGGATAAAGCGCACAAATATAACGCCACCATCGGCATCGCCACGGAAAAGGGCGGCCCGATGTTCCTGCAGTGCATTCAGGACAAGCTCTCGGCCTTCGATCCCAAGGACATCTATCCCTACGCGCCGCCCGCCGGCAAGCCGGAACTGCGCTCCCTGTGGCGGGAGAAGATGCTTCGCGAGAATCCCAGCATGCAGGGGAAACACTTCAGCAACCCCATCGTCACCAATGCCCTGACCCATGGCCTCTCCATCGTCGGCGACATGTTCCTCGGCGTCGGTGATCATCTGGTTCTGCCCGACATGCTCTGGGGTAACTACAACCTGACCTTCGGCACCTGCAACGGCGCCATCGTCAAGAAGTTCCCGACCTTTACCGCCACCGGCGGCTATGACGTCGCCGCCTTCAAAGCGGTGCTGACCAACACCGCCGCCGAGAAGGGCAAGGCCGTGGTGCTGCTCAACTTCCCCAATAACCCCAGCGGTTACACCCCGACCATCGCCGAAGGGGACGCCATCGTCGCCGCCATCAAGGAAGTCGCCGAGTCCGGCTGCAACATCGTCGCCATCACCGACGACGCCTATTTTGGTCTCTTCTACGAAGACTGCATGAAAGAGTCGCTCTTCGGCAAACTGGCCAACCTGCATCCGCGCATCCTGGCGATCAAACTCGACGGCGCCACCAAGGAAGAGTTTGTCTGGGGCTTCCGCACCGGCTTCATCACCTTCGCCGACGGCAAGAGCGGCGAGAATGCCCCGGTTCTGACCGCCCTCGAAAAGAAGACCATGGGCATCATCCGCGCCAAGATCTCCAACTGCCCCCATCCGTCGCAGACCTTCGTTATCGAGGCACTGCGCTCGCCCAAGTTCCTGGAGCAGAAGGAAGAGAAGTTCCAGGTCATGAAGGGCCGGGCGCTCAAGACCAAGGCCGTGCTCAACAGTGGCAAGTACGATAAGGCCTGGGATTACTACCCCTTCAACTCCGGCTACTTCATGTGCCTCAAGCTCAAGACCGTCGACGCCGAGAAGCTGCGCGTACATCTGCTCGACAAGTACGGTGTCGGGGCCATTTCCATCAACAAGACCGACCTGCGCATCGCCTTCTCCTGCATCGCCGAGGAGAATATCCAGGAGCTCTTCGACATCATCCATCAGGGCGTGCTCGATCTGGCCTGA
- a CDS encoding ABC transporter substrate-binding protein, with product MPVLFVTNAGSAWAKEKSFVAVIITGDLERYRLAHEAFLETVRQAGLEQKLEVYVQTPNPDTMSWTNSIRKAVGIGADVIVTYGAPATLVARKEARGTPVLFGDVYDPAALGILPESSKNLTGASGKTPMETLVKAFREIFPVQTIGVLFSSSDAGSVLQVRRLGEILSKGGVSLVPKDIAAAGEIDSALRVMSGSVDSLFVADSAVLHLGLGRIMAFAARENLPVISQIPSLCDLGALVSLEADPQEQGEVVAEMLGKILSGVSPAEMELHTPRRVSLVINLQVARRLNLKVPFQTLGMATRVIR from the coding sequence GTGCCGGTTCTTTTCGTTACCAACGCCGGTTCCGCCTGGGCCAAGGAGAAATCCTTCGTCGCGGTGATCATCACCGGTGACCTCGAGCGCTATCGTCTGGCGCACGAAGCCTTTCTCGAAACGGTGCGACAAGCAGGGCTGGAACAGAAACTGGAAGTCTACGTGCAGACGCCCAATCCCGATACCATGTCCTGGACCAACAGCATCCGCAAGGCGGTGGGGATCGGCGCCGACGTCATCGTCACTTACGGCGCCCCGGCGACGCTGGTGGCCCGCAAGGAGGCGCGGGGGACGCCGGTTCTTTTCGGCGACGTCTATGATCCGGCGGCCTTAGGCATCCTTCCGGAATCGAGCAAGAATCTGACCGGCGCCAGCGGCAAGACTCCCATGGAGACTCTGGTCAAGGCCTTTCGCGAGATCTTCCCCGTACAAACCATCGGCGTCCTCTTTTCCTCGTCCGATGCCGGCTCGGTTTTGCAGGTCCGGCGCCTCGGCGAGATCCTGTCCAAAGGTGGAGTGTCGCTGGTGCCCAAGGATATTGCCGCGGCCGGGGAAATCGACTCGGCGTTGAGGGTCATGAGCGGCTCTGTCGACAGCCTCTTCGTTGCCGACAGTGCCGTTCTGCACCTGGGTCTCGGCCGGATCATGGCCTTTGCCGCGCGGGAAAACCTGCCGGTGATTTCCCAGATCCCCTCTCTTTGCGATTTGGGTGCGCTGGTTTCCCTGGAAGCCGATCCCCAAGAGCAGGGGGAGGTCGTGGCGGAGATGCTCGGCAAGATTCTTTCCGGGGTTTCTCCGGCAGAGATGGAACTGCATACGCCGCGCCGGGTCTCGTTGGTTATCAATCTGCAGGTCGCACGACGACTCAATCTCAAGGTTCCCTTCCAGACCCTGGGGATGGCCACCCGGGTTATTCGCTAG
- a CDS encoding MtrB/PioB family outer membrane beta-barrel protein, which produces MKIIRSTFFLTWSLLLCCLAGQPTLAVEAATSDPTLRSSRISLGYRAVDVQDQAGRAAQYTLFDSGATVATEIKYLNPSLRFMIEGEYLNDSDYLLETDLDYRGLVRLHASTEKLYHHLDYISYDRPDAVGTTLSEEGLEQVEILFSDRSPGETAGLEVGIDKVNLRTKLPVYPVHLNLGYWRLQRSGHKQLRYLNEDCTACHLESKRQQVDRVTEEVTLGLDAHVGYVNVAVEQVFREFRNRESVPFDSFGAIGEDGDNYRAAGDYQHDATPDSRLTATTLKVSTSPSGGFNAAAGYTIGKKENLSRLADVSSADAETDFHKASADLTLTPRPEFTLNFRYRMLDQESSSAAQLLVGGLLGADSVTTRQNMDLTRASYFGKLSWRPVRPLTLMVEFEHRDLHRDRTGEFYDSTNPYYDPLWELPEDERINRFRVSLIARPLGTPRLKVNSWYELQTSDAPAYGASLEERHRFYAGVAWNPTDRFGATANFRLTDGRNSNFDRAGWNRSLDRRQQQEDVTAGFWAQLTDSVSTNLYYGFLRSDLRQDLTYGFGAEDDNSLFDSDVDYRQRVHTLTFSTSWQLRERLRTLFEARYIRSRSYFNPGFLPENLPNVGPVDASDLRSLSELEIVQMGLGLGLEWTLAKGWNCSARFSHDDYEDRNNSHFDGAAQLYMLSVARSW; this is translated from the coding sequence GTGAAGATCATCAGATCGACCTTTTTTCTGACCTGGAGCCTGTTGCTCTGCTGCCTTGCCGGGCAACCGACCTTGGCGGTGGAAGCTGCCACGAGCGACCCCACCTTGCGTTCCTCGCGCATTTCCCTCGGTTATCGCGCCGTCGATGTTCAGGACCAGGCCGGTCGCGCCGCCCAGTACACCCTCTTTGATTCAGGGGCGACGGTGGCGACGGAGATCAAGTATCTCAACCCCAGCCTGCGTTTCATGATCGAAGGGGAATATCTCAACGACAGCGATTACCTGCTCGAAACCGACCTCGATTATCGCGGACTGGTGCGGCTGCATGCCTCCACGGAAAAGCTCTACCATCATCTCGACTATATTTCCTATGATCGCCCCGATGCCGTCGGTACCACCCTGAGTGAAGAAGGGCTCGAACAGGTTGAGATCCTCTTCAGCGACCGTTCCCCCGGGGAGACGGCCGGCCTCGAAGTCGGCATCGACAAGGTCAATCTCCGGACCAAACTTCCCGTTTATCCCGTACACCTGAATCTCGGGTACTGGCGCCTGCAACGCTCCGGGCATAAACAGCTACGTTATCTCAACGAAGATTGCACCGCCTGCCATCTGGAGAGCAAAAGGCAACAGGTCGACCGGGTGACCGAGGAAGTGACCCTGGGGCTCGATGCCCATGTCGGCTATGTCAATGTCGCCGTCGAGCAGGTCTTTCGCGAATTTCGCAATCGTGAATCCGTCCCTTTCGACAGCTTCGGCGCCATCGGGGAAGACGGTGATAATTACCGCGCCGCTGGCGACTACCAGCACGACGCAACACCCGATTCCCGCCTGACCGCCACAACCCTCAAGGTCAGTACCTCCCCCTCGGGCGGATTCAATGCCGCTGCCGGGTACACCATCGGCAAGAAGGAGAATCTCTCTCGCCTCGCCGATGTCTCTTCGGCCGATGCGGAAACGGACTTTCACAAGGCGTCGGCCGATCTCACCCTGACCCCCCGGCCCGAATTTACCCTCAATTTCCGTTACCGCATGCTCGACCAGGAAAGCAGCAGCGCGGCGCAACTGCTGGTCGGTGGTCTGCTCGGGGCCGACTCCGTCACCACCCGTCAGAACATGGATCTGACTCGGGCCAGCTATTTCGGCAAGCTCTCCTGGCGTCCCGTCCGCCCGTTGACCCTGATGGTGGAATTCGAGCACCGCGACCTCCATCGGGACCGCACCGGGGAGTTTTACGATTCCACCAACCCCTATTACGATCCCCTCTGGGAGCTGCCCGAGGACGAGCGGATCAACCGCTTCCGGGTCAGTCTCATCGCTCGGCCCCTCGGTACTCCTCGACTGAAGGTCAACAGCTGGTATGAACTCCAGACTTCCGACGCCCCCGCTTACGGCGCTTCCCTGGAAGAACGCCATCGCTTCTATGCCGGAGTGGCGTGGAATCCCACGGACCGTTTCGGCGCTACCGCCAACTTCCGCCTGACCGACGGGCGCAACAGCAACTTTGATCGCGCCGGTTGGAACCGATCTCTCGATCGCCGGCAGCAGCAGGAAGATGTTACTGCCGGTTTTTGGGCCCAACTGACCGACAGCGTCAGCACCAATCTCTATTACGGTTTTCTTCGTTCCGACCTGCGCCAGGATCTGACCTACGGCTTCGGCGCCGAAGACGACAACAGTCTTTTCGATAGCGATGTCGACTATCGGCAGCGGGTTCATACCCTGACCTTTTCCACCAGTTGGCAGCTGCGCGAACGGCTGCGGACGCTCTTCGAAGCGCGCTATATCCGCTCCCGGTCGTATTTCAATCCTGGCTTCCTGCCGGAGAACCTGCCCAATGTCGGGCCGGTCGATGCCTCCGATCTGCGCTCGCTGAGCGAGTTGGAAATCGTGCAGATGGGGCTGGGACTGGGACTGGAATGGACGCTGGCCAAGGGGTGGAACTGTTCGGCCCGTTTCTCCCATGACGATTACGAAGACCGGAACAACAGCCATTTTGATGGAGCGGCCCAGCTGTATATGCTCAGCGTCGCCCGCTCCTGGTAA
- a CDS encoding DmsE family decaheme c-type cytochrome, which produces MFCRTAFTGDFVVIVKLLLPACLLAVVGCSDLHQLRSDNPLLPIREYEQMIVGRLDADYVGDENCLGKCHSHQPIHDDFRRSVHGEQIASDTGLPLVNCESCHGPGSLAVKDVGSNKEDKCKFDTLLQLEQLPAPAQSLICLKCHSASSTPVLTYWNAGTHANNDVSCFDCHALHLGPQQKVSRKEMDAMCFKCHPEVRAEFAQFSHHPVPEHKMACIDCHEPHGSAQDHLLRGLTRKDTCTRCHMEYQGPFVFEHADLNENCGNCHASHGSPNRPLLKSSQPFLCMQCHSGHLGEHVPSLEENNPAMKGAFYSRCTDCHSSIHGTDVPSSRGRGTFIAR; this is translated from the coding sequence ATGTTTTGTCGTACTGCATTTACGGGAGATTTCGTCGTGATCGTTAAATTGCTGCTGCCCGCCTGTTTGCTGGCTGTCGTCGGGTGTTCCGACCTCCACCAGTTGCGGAGCGACAATCCGTTGCTCCCCATCCGTGAATACGAACAGATGATCGTCGGGCGCCTCGACGCCGATTACGTCGGGGATGAAAACTGTCTCGGCAAATGTCACTCCCATCAGCCGATACACGACGATTTCCGCCGTTCGGTCCATGGCGAGCAGATTGCCAGTGATACCGGATTGCCGCTGGTCAACTGCGAATCCTGCCACGGTCCGGGGAGCCTGGCGGTCAAGGATGTCGGCTCCAATAAAGAGGATAAGTGTAAATTCGACACCCTGCTCCAACTGGAGCAGTTACCCGCCCCGGCCCAATCCCTCATCTGTCTCAAATGCCACTCGGCTTCGTCGACCCCGGTCCTCACCTACTGGAACGCTGGTACCCATGCCAACAACGACGTCAGTTGTTTCGACTGTCACGCCCTGCATCTGGGCCCGCAGCAGAAGGTCAGCCGCAAGGAGATGGACGCCATGTGCTTCAAGTGCCATCCCGAAGTGCGGGCGGAATTCGCCCAGTTCTCCCACCACCCCGTCCCTGAGCACAAAATGGCCTGCATCGATTGCCATGAGCCCCACGGCTCGGCCCAGGATCATCTGCTGCGCGGCCTGACCCGCAAAGACACCTGCACCCGCTGTCACATGGAATACCAGGGGCCTTTCGTCTTCGAACATGCCGATCTCAACGAGAATTGCGGCAATTGCCACGCCTCCCACGGTTCGCCGAACCGGCCGTTGCTGAAGAGTTCCCAGCCCTTCCTCTGCATGCAATGCCATTCCGGACATCTCGGCGAGCATGTGCCGTCCCTGGAAGAGAACAATCCCGCCATGAAGGGGGCCTTTTACAGCCGCTGTACCGATTGCCATTCGTCTATTCACGGCACCGATGTCCCGTCGTCCCGGGGCCGGGGCACCTTTATCGCCCGCTGA